A single Paraburkholderia sp. FT54 DNA region contains:
- the secB gene encoding protein-export chaperone SecB: MSDENNQPFFNIQRIYLKDMSLEQPNSPGIFLEQEMPSVEVEVDVKAERLADTVFEILVTGTVTAKVSDKVAFLIEAKQAGIFDIRNIPAEQIDPLVGIACPTILFPYLRSNIADAITRAGFPPIHLAEINFQALYEQRLAQMGGQDGAAQNGVTH; this comes from the coding sequence ATGTCCGACGAGAATAACCAGCCGTTCTTCAACATCCAGCGCATCTATTTGAAGGACATGTCGCTCGAGCAGCCGAATTCGCCTGGCATCTTCCTCGAACAGGAAATGCCGTCGGTCGAAGTCGAAGTCGACGTGAAGGCCGAGCGCCTCGCCGACACCGTGTTCGAAATCCTCGTCACGGGCACGGTCACGGCCAAGGTTTCGGACAAGGTGGCATTCCTGATCGAAGCCAAGCAAGCCGGCATTTTCGACATCCGCAACATTCCGGCTGAGCAGATCGACCCGTTGGTCGGCATTGCCTGCCCGACCATCCTGTTCCCGTACCTGCGCTCGAACATCGCCGACGCGATCACCCGCGCCGGTTTCCCGCCGATCCACCTCGCCGAGATCAACTTCCAGGCGCTGTACGAGCAACGCCTCGCGCAGATGGGCGGCCAGGACGGCGCGGCGCAGAACGGCGTCACGCACTAA
- the grxC gene encoding glutaredoxin 3, with the protein MNKVIMYSTQVCPYCQMAERLLKSRGVEHVEKVLIDKDPARREEMMTRTGRRTVPQVFIGETHVGGYDDLSALDRAGGLMPLLEATA; encoded by the coding sequence GTGAACAAAGTGATCATGTACAGCACCCAGGTGTGCCCGTATTGCCAGATGGCCGAACGTCTTTTAAAGTCGCGCGGCGTCGAGCACGTTGAAAAGGTACTGATCGACAAAGACCCGGCCCGTCGTGAGGAAATGATGACCCGGACCGGTCGCCGCACGGTGCCGCAAGTGTTCATCGGCGAGACGCATGTGGGCGGGTACGATGACCTTTCCGCGCTCGATCGCGCGGGCGGTTTGATGCCGCTGCTCGAAGCAACCGCCTGA
- a CDS encoding rhodanese-like domain-containing protein, which produces MKFFTDYTNLVLIAIVLISGGLLLWPTISRRGRGGLSAAEATQLINRRNAAVIDLRPSADYAKGHLPAARHLEFAELQAKVAQLVKNKSNPVLLVCQTGQQSNKAARIVQDAGYAEVHVLEGGVDAWQKAGMPVVKQGAAK; this is translated from the coding sequence GTGAAGTTTTTCACTGATTACACAAACCTTGTACTGATCGCGATCGTCCTCATCTCCGGTGGGTTGCTGCTGTGGCCGACGATCAGCCGGCGCGGCCGTGGCGGCCTGTCGGCCGCTGAAGCCACGCAACTGATCAACCGGCGCAATGCGGCGGTCATCGACCTGCGTCCGTCCGCCGACTACGCCAAAGGGCATTTGCCCGCGGCACGGCACCTTGAATTTGCAGAGTTGCAGGCGAAGGTCGCGCAACTCGTGAAGAACAAGAGCAACCCGGTGCTGCTGGTATGCCAGACCGGCCAGCAGTCGAACAAGGCAGCGCGTATCGTGCAGGATGCGGGATATGCGGAAGTCCACGTTCTCGAAGGCGGTGTCGACGCCTGGCAGAAAGCCGGTATGCCGGTTGTGAAACAAGGAGCAGCCAAGTGA
- the gpmA gene encoding 2,3-diphosphoglycerate-dependent phosphoglycerate mutase, with the protein MYKLVLIRHGESTWNKENRFTGWVDVDLTEQGNNEAQQAGALLKESGYTFDIAYTSVLKRAIRTLWHVQDKMDLMYLPVVHSWRLNERHYGALSGLNKAETAAKFGDEQVLVWRRSYDTPPPALEPTDERAPYDDPRYAKVPREQLPLTECLKDTVARVLPLWNESIAPAIKSGRKVVIAAHGNSIRALVKYLDNISDDDIVGLNIPNGVPLVYELDENLKPIKHYYLGDQEAIAKAQAAVAKQGKAG; encoded by the coding sequence ATGTACAAACTCGTTCTCATCCGCCACGGCGAATCGACGTGGAACAAGGAAAACCGCTTCACGGGCTGGGTCGACGTCGACCTCACCGAACAGGGCAACAATGAGGCGCAACAGGCGGGCGCGCTGCTGAAGGAATCGGGCTACACGTTCGACATCGCCTACACGTCGGTGCTCAAGCGCGCGATCCGCACTTTGTGGCACGTGCAGGACAAGATGGATCTGATGTACCTGCCGGTGGTGCATTCGTGGCGTCTGAATGAACGCCACTACGGCGCGCTGTCGGGTCTGAACAAGGCGGAAACGGCCGCCAAGTTCGGCGACGAGCAGGTGCTGGTCTGGCGCCGCAGCTACGATACGCCGCCGCCGGCGCTCGAACCGACGGACGAGCGCGCGCCCTACGACGATCCGCGCTACGCCAAGGTGCCGCGCGAGCAGCTGCCGCTCACCGAATGTCTAAAAGACACGGTCGCGCGCGTTCTGCCCCTGTGGAACGAGTCGATTGCGCCGGCCATCAAGTCGGGCCGCAAGGTTGTGATCGCCGCGCACGGCAACTCGATCCGCGCCCTGGTGAAATACCTGGACAATATTTCGGACGACGACATCGTCGGCCTGAATATTCCGAACGGCGTGCCGCTCGTTTATGAGCTCGACGAGAACCTGAAGCCCATCAAGCACTACTATCTGGGCGACCAGGAAGCGATCGCCAAGGCACAAGCCGCCGTTGCCAAGCAAGGCAAGGCGGGCTGA
- a CDS encoding S41 family peptidase, translating to MRKNLKNIGLIAAGLATGVFATLQLSASAQQPASAASNAVAPLPLDQLRLFAEVFGQIKHEYVEPVDDKKLLTAAIKGMVSSLDPHSSYLDKTDYEELQEQTKGRFAGLGIEISSEDGLIKVISPIEDTPAFRAGIRPGDLITRINDKPVRGMTLDQAVKQMRGDPGTKVTLTIFRKTDDRTFPLTVTRAIIKVQSVKMKILAPGYAYVRITSFQERTTPDLAAKLQDIARQQPNLKGLVLDLRNNGGGLLQSAVGVAGAFLPPNSVVVSTNGQIPDSKQVYRDTYDNYRLQSFDSDPLKDEAPIFKTVPMIVLTNAYSASASEIVAGALQDQHRALIVGKTTFGKGSVQTVRPMTAETALRLTTAYYYTPSGRSIQNKGIRPDIAVDQYAEGDPDDALVTREVDYSNHLANTQDPNEKKEAEQREQERMDQLRQLEEQNDKKTPEQRQKDRERKPVEFGSTDDFMLQQALNKLEGKPVQESKSLTERRLAQNKPATSASAPVAVKPTQPVPGASGPTPAPASQSN from the coding sequence ATGCGAAAGAACCTGAAAAATATCGGCCTGATTGCCGCGGGCCTTGCTACCGGCGTATTTGCCACCCTGCAACTCTCGGCTTCAGCCCAGCAACCCGCCAGCGCAGCGTCGAACGCTGTGGCTCCGCTGCCGCTGGACCAGCTCAGGCTCTTTGCCGAAGTCTTCGGGCAAATCAAGCACGAGTACGTCGAACCGGTCGACGATAAAAAGCTTCTCACCGCCGCCATCAAGGGCATGGTGTCGAGCCTCGACCCGCACTCGTCGTATCTCGACAAGACCGATTACGAGGAACTGCAGGAGCAGACCAAGGGTCGCTTCGCCGGTCTCGGCATCGAAATTTCGTCGGAAGACGGCCTGATCAAGGTGATTTCGCCGATCGAAGATACGCCCGCGTTCCGCGCCGGCATCCGTCCGGGCGACCTGATCACGCGTATCAACGACAAGCCCGTGCGCGGCATGACGCTCGACCAGGCGGTCAAGCAGATGCGCGGCGACCCGGGCACCAAGGTCACGCTCACCATCTTCCGCAAGACCGACGACCGCACGTTCCCGCTCACCGTGACGCGCGCGATCATCAAGGTCCAGTCGGTCAAGATGAAGATCCTCGCGCCGGGCTACGCCTATGTGCGGATCACCAGCTTCCAGGAACGCACCACGCCTGATCTGGCCGCGAAACTGCAAGACATCGCGCGTCAGCAGCCGAATCTGAAGGGCCTCGTGCTCGACCTGCGCAATAACGGCGGCGGCCTGCTGCAAAGCGCGGTCGGCGTGGCCGGCGCGTTCCTGCCGCCGAATTCGGTTGTGGTGTCCACCAACGGCCAGATTCCGGATTCGAAACAGGTCTATCGCGACACTTACGACAACTACCGCCTGCAATCCTTCGACAGCGATCCGCTGAAGGACGAAGCGCCGATCTTCAAGACCGTGCCGATGATCGTGCTGACCAACGCGTACTCCGCGTCGGCGTCGGAAATCGTCGCGGGCGCGCTGCAGGATCAGCATCGCGCGTTGATCGTCGGCAAGACGACCTTCGGCAAGGGTTCGGTGCAAACCGTGCGCCCCATGACGGCGGAGACCGCGCTGCGTCTGACCACGGCGTACTACTACACGCCGAGCGGCCGTTCGATCCAGAACAAGGGCATCCGTCCCGACATCGCGGTCGACCAATACGCAGAAGGCGATCCGGACGACGCACTGGTGACCCGCGAAGTCGACTACTCGAATCACCTTGCGAACACGCAAGACCCGAACGAGAAGAAGGAAGCGGAACAGCGCGAACAGGAACGCATGGACCAGTTGCGCCAGCTTGAAGAGCAGAACGACAAGAAGACGCCGGAACAGCGTCAGAAGGATCGTGAGCGCAAGCCGGTGGAATTCGGTTCGACCGACGACTTCATGCTGCAACAGGCTCTGAACAAGCTGGAAGGCAAGCCGGTGCAGGAATCGAAGTCGCTGACCGAGCGCCGTCTCGCGCAGAACAAACCGGCCACGTCGGCGTCCGCGCCGGTCGCGGTGAAGCCGACGCAACCGGTGCCTGGTGCATCGGGTCCGACTCCGGCGCCTGCTTCGCAAAGCAACTAA
- a CDS encoding molybdopterin-synthase adenylyltransferase MoeB, translated as MNDDQLLRYSRHILVDEIGIEAQQRFIDAHAIIVGAGGLGSPAAMYLAAAGVGRLTLVDADTVDLTNLQRQILHVTASVGRKKVESGRDAIAQINPEVAVNAVAERVDDAWLDAHVPQASVVLDCTDNFATRHAINRACVKHGVPLVSGAALRFDGQISTFDFRDEASPCYACVFPEDQPFEEVACSTMGVFAPTVGIVGSMQAAEALKVIGGIGTPLLGRLMMLDSLRMEWTTMRIARQPDCPVCGQTHRA; from the coding sequence ATGAACGACGATCAACTCCTTCGCTATTCCCGCCACATTCTCGTCGATGAAATCGGTATCGAAGCGCAGCAGCGCTTTATCGACGCGCACGCGATCATCGTCGGCGCGGGCGGCCTGGGTTCGCCCGCCGCGATGTATCTGGCGGCGGCCGGCGTCGGCCGTTTGACGCTGGTCGATGCCGACACGGTCGACCTGACCAATCTGCAGCGGCAGATCCTGCATGTGACCGCATCGGTCGGGCGCAAGAAGGTGGAGTCCGGGCGCGATGCGATCGCGCAGATCAATCCCGAGGTCGCGGTGAATGCGGTGGCCGAGCGCGTCGACGACGCGTGGCTCGACGCGCACGTGCCGCAAGCGAGCGTCGTGCTCGATTGCACCGATAACTTCGCCACGCGCCATGCGATCAACCGCGCCTGCGTGAAGCACGGCGTACCGCTGGTGTCGGGCGCGGCATTGCGCTTCGACGGCCAGATCAGCACCTTCGATTTCCGCGACGAAGCATCGCCCTGCTATGCCTGCGTGTTTCCCGAAGACCAGCCGTTCGAGGAAGTCGCGTGTTCGACCATGGGCGTGTTCGCGCCGACGGTCGGCATTGTCGGTTCGATGCAGGCTGCCGAAGCGCTCAAGGTGATCGGCGGGATCGGCACGCCGTTGCTCGGCCGCCTGATGATGCTCGATTCGCTGCGGATGGAGTGGACCACGATGCGCATCGCCCGCCAGCCGGATTGCCCCGTCTGCGGGCAAACGCACCGCGCCTGA
- the ptsP gene encoding phosphoenolpyruvate--protein phosphotransferase has translation MSFTLHGIPVSRGIAIGRAYLIAPAALDVDHYLIEPAQIESEIERFRTAQQHVHYELETLRADLAADAPSEMGAFINVHSMILNDAMLVQETFDLIRTRRYNVEWALTEQLERLSRHFDDIEDEYLRERKADIEQVVERVLKALAGASVALGDSVHGACDEMIVVAHDIAPADMMQFKTQTFQGFVTDLGGRTSHTAIVARSLGIPAAVGVQHASALIRQDDLIIVDGDHGIVIVDPAPIVLEEYSYRQSEKALEQRKLQRLKFSPTQTLCGTRIELCANIELPDDALAAIDAGATGVGLFRTEFLFMNHKERLPEEEEQFGAYRRAVELMNGLPVTIRTIDVGADKPLDSMSGGDGYETAANPALGLRAIRWSLSEPQMFLTQLRAILRASAFGSVKILIPMLAHAQEIDQTLDLIREAKRQLDDAGIAYDPNVQVGAMIEIPAAAIALPLFLKRLDFLSIGTNDLIQYTLAIDRADNSVAHLYDPLHPAVLHLIAFTLREAKRAGVPVSVCGEMAGDPALTRLLLGMGLTEFSMHPSQLLVVKQEVLRSHLKTLEKPVADVLASFEPEEVQAALKRVMLA, from the coding sequence GTGTCCTTCACGCTGCATGGAATTCCCGTGTCACGCGGTATCGCCATCGGGCGGGCTTATCTGATCGCCCCGGCTGCACTTGACGTAGACCACTATCTGATTGAACCCGCCCAGATCGAGAGCGAGATCGAACGCTTTCGCACGGCCCAACAGCACGTGCATTACGAGCTCGAAACGCTGCGTGCCGATCTCGCCGCGGACGCCCCCAGTGAAATGGGCGCGTTCATCAATGTTCATTCAATGATCCTGAACGATGCGATGCTCGTGCAGGAAACCTTCGACCTGATCCGCACGCGCCGCTACAACGTGGAATGGGCCCTGACCGAACAGCTCGAGCGCCTGTCGCGCCATTTCGACGATATCGAAGACGAGTACCTGCGCGAACGCAAAGCCGATATCGAACAGGTGGTGGAGCGCGTGCTGAAGGCGCTTGCCGGTGCGTCGGTGGCGCTGGGCGATAGCGTGCACGGCGCCTGCGACGAGATGATCGTGGTCGCGCACGACATCGCGCCGGCCGACATGATGCAGTTCAAGACGCAGACGTTTCAGGGGTTCGTCACGGACCTCGGCGGCCGCACGTCGCATACGGCGATCGTCGCGCGCAGCCTGGGCATTCCGGCGGCGGTCGGCGTGCAGCACGCGAGCGCGCTGATTCGCCAGGACGATCTGATTATCGTCGACGGCGATCATGGCATTGTGATCGTCGACCCCGCGCCGATCGTGCTGGAAGAGTACTCGTATCGGCAGAGCGAGAAAGCGCTTGAACAACGCAAGCTGCAGCGGCTGAAGTTTTCGCCCACGCAAACGCTGTGCGGCACCCGCATCGAGCTGTGCGCGAACATCGAGTTGCCGGACGACGCGCTCGCCGCGATCGACGCGGGTGCGACGGGCGTCGGCCTGTTCCGCACCGAGTTCCTGTTCATGAATCACAAGGAGCGCTTGCCGGAAGAGGAAGAGCAGTTCGGCGCATACCGTCGCGCGGTGGAGTTGATGAACGGCCTGCCGGTCACCATCCGCACGATCGACGTGGGCGCCGACAAGCCGCTCGATTCAATGAGCGGCGGCGACGGTTACGAAACCGCCGCGAACCCGGCCTTGGGGCTGAGAGCGATTCGCTGGAGCCTTTCCGAGCCGCAGATGTTCCTCACGCAGTTGCGCGCGATTTTGCGAGCGTCGGCGTTCGGCTCGGTGAAAATTCTGATTCCGATGCTTGCGCATGCGCAGGAAATCGACCAGACGCTCGATCTGATTCGCGAAGCCAAGCGTCAACTCGACGACGCCGGTATCGCTTACGATCCGAACGTGCAGGTCGGCGCGATGATCGAGATTCCGGCCGCCGCCATCGCTTTGCCGCTGTTCCTGAAGCGGCTCGATTTTCTGTCGATCGGCACCAACGATCTGATCCAGTACACGCTCGCCATCGATCGCGCGGACAACTCGGTGGCGCATCTGTACGACCCGCTGCATCCGGCGGTGCTGCATCTGATCGCGTTCACGCTGCGCGAAGCGAAGCGGGCGGGCGTGCCGGTCTCGGTGTGCGGTGAGATGGCGGGGGATCCGGCGTTGACGCGGCTGTTGCTCGGCATGGGCCTCACCGAGTTCTCGATGCATCCGAGCCAACTGCTGGTGGTCAAGCAGGAAGTGTTGCGCTCGCATCTGAAGACGCTGGAGAAGCCAGTGGCCGACGTGCTGGCTTCGTTCGAACCGGAGGAAGTGCAGGCTGCGCTCAAGCGCGTGATGCTGGCCTGA
- a CDS encoding HPr family phosphocarrier protein: protein MLQQETTIVNKLGLHARASAKLTQLAGNYQAEIWMSRNGRRINAKSIMGVMMLAAGIGSTVLIETEGSDEKEAMDALLKLIADKFGEGQ, encoded by the coding sequence ATGCTGCAACAGGAAACGACTATTGTGAACAAGCTGGGGCTGCACGCGCGTGCGTCGGCCAAGTTGACCCAACTCGCGGGCAACTATCAGGCGGAAATCTGGATGAGCCGCAATGGCCGCCGTATCAACGCCAAGAGCATCATGGGTGTGATGATGCTGGCCGCGGGCATCGGCAGCACGGTGCTGATCGAAACGGAAGGCTCGGACGAAAAAGAAGCGATGGACGCATTGTTGAAACTAATTGCCGATAAATTCGGCGAAGGGCAGTGA
- a CDS encoding PTS mannose transporter subunit IIA, with protein sequence MAGILIIAHAPFATALRDCISHIYGGLPARIGVIDVSPDCDPAQQVAFANSEIERLKEENGALVLTDMFGATPANIAGRLASLPNVRVLCGVNLPMLVRAVCYRATPLDTLVDKALAGATKGVHAIGPATPAPVAPTAESGDCLPALPPDAACGGACLPALPVDADLTQKADSAGL encoded by the coding sequence ATGGCAGGCATTCTGATCATTGCGCACGCTCCGTTCGCCACCGCGTTGCGCGATTGTATTTCGCACATCTATGGTGGCTTGCCGGCTCGCATCGGCGTGATCGACGTATCGCCGGATTGCGATCCCGCGCAGCAGGTTGCGTTTGCGAACTCGGAAATCGAGCGTCTGAAGGAAGAAAACGGCGCGCTCGTCCTCACGGATATGTTCGGCGCCACGCCGGCGAATATCGCCGGACGGCTCGCGTCGCTGCCGAACGTGCGCGTGCTGTGCGGCGTCAACTTGCCGATGCTGGTGCGTGCGGTCTGTTATCGCGCCACGCCGCTCGACACGCTGGTCGACAAGGCACTCGCCGGTGCCACCAAGGGCGTGCATGCGATCGGACCGGCGACCCCGGCGCCTGTCGCGCCCACCGCGGAGTCCGGCGACTGTTTGCCGGCTCTGCCGCCCGATGCGGCGTGCGGTGGCGCGTGCTTGCCCGCCTTGCCGGTCGACGCCGACCTGACGCAGAAAGCCGACTCGGCGGGCTTGTAA